The following are encoded in a window of Sphaerisporangium siamense genomic DNA:
- a CDS encoding class I adenylate-forming enzyme family protein — MAPERTLGRLAERSWAGFGDFDALYHEGVWHRAHALAERVRGATAGLRRLGVGPGDRVLVMAANRPEVLIAYRAAWAAGAVVTPVVPLVSADELAHIVADGEPRALVVSAELLPLVLAATRDLPVVVTGEAPEGEGRVVGFAELEDTPGEGHVDRDEGDLAALLYTGGTTGRAKGVMLTHAGLWQVSRAAHEVTYRPGVTRGIIPVPLSHSYGLIVALTAMHSPEPQHTVVMRAFTAKAFLQIATEHRVQYGAVVPAMVRDLLDEPLETTPLPDLLYLTCGAAPLGREAIEEFERRMAGVRLLEGYGLTETSAVATVNPPDRRKVGSAGPPLPGYTITIRDDDGEPVEPGDLGEICVHGEPVMRGYWRSPETTARALVDGELRTGDIGCVDDDGYLYVVDRRKDLIIRGGFTIFPRDVEDALNRHPDVAMSGVVGRPDPRLGEEVVAFVRLRPGATVTAEALTEWARDRVGRLRHPREIRFVDAIPMTSVLKVDRRELRSRLARESPTS, encoded by the coding sequence ATGGCTCCGGAGCGCACGCTCGGCCGTCTGGCAGAGAGGTCGTGGGCCGGGTTCGGCGACTTCGACGCGCTGTACCACGAAGGCGTCTGGCATCGCGCCCACGCCCTGGCGGAACGCGTGCGGGGGGCCACGGCGGGCCTGAGACGGCTCGGCGTGGGTCCGGGCGACCGGGTGCTGGTCATGGCGGCCAACCGGCCGGAGGTGCTGATCGCCTACCGGGCGGCGTGGGCGGCGGGCGCGGTCGTGACCCCGGTGGTGCCCTTGGTCTCCGCCGACGAGCTGGCGCACATCGTGGCCGACGGCGAGCCGCGCGCCCTGGTCGTCTCCGCCGAGCTGCTGCCGCTCGTCCTGGCGGCGACGCGGGACCTCCCGGTCGTCGTGACCGGGGAGGCCCCCGAGGGCGAGGGGCGGGTCGTCGGCTTCGCGGAGCTGGAGGACACCCCCGGGGAGGGGCACGTGGACCGCGACGAGGGCGACCTCGCGGCCCTGCTCTACACCGGCGGCACCACCGGCCGGGCCAAGGGCGTCATGCTCACCCACGCGGGCCTGTGGCAGGTCTCCAGGGCCGCCCACGAGGTCACCTACCGGCCGGGGGTGACGCGGGGCATCATCCCCGTGCCGCTGTCGCACTCCTACGGGCTCATCGTCGCGCTCACCGCCATGCACTCCCCCGAACCCCAGCACACCGTGGTGATGCGGGCGTTCACCGCCAAGGCGTTCCTGCAGATCGCCACCGAGCACCGCGTCCAGTACGGCGCGGTGGTGCCGGCCATGGTGCGCGACCTGCTGGACGAGCCCCTGGAGACCACCCCGCTCCCCGACCTGCTGTACCTGACCTGCGGCGCGGCCCCGCTCGGACGGGAGGCCATCGAGGAGTTCGAGCGGCGGATGGCCGGGGTGCGTCTGCTGGAGGGGTACGGCCTGACCGAGACCAGCGCGGTGGCGACGGTGAACCCGCCGGACCGGCGGAAGGTGGGCAGCGCGGGCCCGCCGCTGCCCGGCTACACGATCACGATCAGGGACGACGACGGCGAGCCGGTGGAGCCGGGCGACCTCGGCGAGATCTGCGTCCACGGCGAGCCGGTCATGCGCGGCTACTGGCGTTCGCCGGAGACGACCGCGCGTGCGCTGGTGGACGGGGAGCTGCGGACCGGCGACATCGGCTGCGTGGACGACGACGGCTACCTGTACGTCGTGGACCGCAGGAAGGACCTGATCATCCGGGGCGGTTTCACCATCTTCCCTCGGGACGTGGAGGACGCGCTTAACAGGCATCCGGACGTGGCGATGTCCGGCGTCGTGGGCCGTCCGGACCCCCGGCTCGGCGAGGAGGTCGTGGCGTTCGTGCGCCTGCGACCGGGGGCCACGGTCACGGCGGAGGCGCTGACGGAGTGGGCCAGGGACAGGGTGGGGCGGCTGCGCCATCCCCGCGAGATCAGGTTCGTGGACGCGATCCCGATGACCAGCGTGCTGAAGGTCGACAGGAGGGAGCTGCGCTCGCGGCTGGCGCGGGAGTCCCCCACGTCGTGA
- a CDS encoding helicase-associated domain-containing protein has product MDTRFTDWLRGLPDDRLRALVSGRPELITPVPAHLEGLVIRATSPSATGRALDRLDRFALAVVETLLVLTSEDGDGLPYGELRAAMAGSVPADAGPLEVPLREAVDRLRGLALVYGPDDALRPAPGVRDVTDTPAGLGPPAAEAFRDHPPDHLAEIVRAAGHKPRRAREGRGEPERLAALLAEDGVVEGLLAGIGPQARAALDELAWGPPAGRVPNARREVSVATAQSPIEELLARGLLAATGEESVVLPREVGLALRGGRIHRDLRPGPPPLEGAVRDQALADRTAAGQAFTFVRTVEELCERWGVDPPGTLRTGGLAVRDLRRTAQGLDLPEWTAALVIEVAHAAGLIASSAPSDGEWLPTTQYDIWRVKATEDRWELLASAWLTGDRVPGLVGERDDRDRLLNVLHPELRRPAAVEVRVRTLRVPASAGPGLAPSAESVRERLAFEQPRRRGSYRDQLVGFALREAEQLGVTGLGVMSVFGRALLPGSAGPEGPARLLAPLLPEPVDHVLLQADLTAVAPGPLTGDLGRWLALVADVESKGGATVYRFCEGSIRRALDAGASADDVVAMLEKHSATPVPQPLRYLVSDVARRHGRVRVGTASSYVRCDDPAVLDEVMADKRATPLRLRRLAPTVVASRSSRAVVVDSLRAFGYSPVAESSEGDVVVTRADARRTERAPAARPVPGAAALDPDVVAAAVRAMRAGDEAHRARRRPTAAPDGQVPRTPSTGTITLLQEAIRQGSRVWIGYLDSQGHATSRILEPARMEGGYLTAYDETRAAVHRFALHRITGVADVN; this is encoded by the coding sequence ATGGACACCCGGTTCACTGACTGGCTGCGTGGGCTCCCCGACGACCGGCTGCGCGCGCTGGTGTCCGGACGCCCCGAGCTGATCACCCCGGTGCCCGCCCACCTCGAAGGGCTCGTGATCCGCGCCACCAGCCCCTCCGCGACCGGCCGCGCCCTGGACCGGCTGGACCGCTTCGCGCTGGCCGTGGTCGAGACCCTGCTGGTCCTGACCTCGGAGGACGGCGACGGCCTGCCGTACGGCGAACTGCGCGCGGCGATGGCCGGGTCCGTGCCCGCGGACGCCGGGCCGCTGGAGGTCCCGCTGCGCGAGGCCGTCGATCGCCTGCGCGGCCTGGCCCTGGTGTACGGGCCCGACGACGCGCTGCGCCCCGCGCCGGGGGTCCGCGACGTCACCGACACGCCCGCCGGGCTCGGCCCGCCTGCCGCCGAGGCGTTCCGCGACCACCCGCCGGACCACCTGGCCGAGATCGTCCGCGCGGCCGGGCACAAGCCCCGGCGGGCACGGGAGGGGCGGGGCGAGCCCGAGCGCCTCGCCGCGCTGCTGGCCGAGGACGGCGTCGTCGAAGGACTGCTGGCCGGCATCGGCCCCCAGGCCCGCGCGGCGCTGGACGAGCTCGCCTGGGGCCCGCCCGCCGGCCGCGTGCCGAACGCCCGGCGCGAGGTCAGCGTGGCCACGGCCCAGTCCCCGATCGAGGAGCTGCTGGCGCGCGGCCTGCTGGCCGCGACCGGCGAGGAGTCGGTCGTGCTGCCCCGCGAGGTCGGGCTCGCGCTGCGCGGCGGCAGGATCCACCGCGACCTGCGCCCCGGCCCGCCGCCGCTGGAGGGCGCCGTCCGCGACCAGGCCCTGGCCGACCGGACCGCCGCGGGCCAGGCGTTCACGTTCGTCCGCACGGTCGAGGAGCTGTGCGAGCGCTGGGGCGTCGATCCTCCGGGCACGCTGCGCACCGGCGGCCTCGCCGTGCGCGACCTCCGGCGGACCGCCCAGGGGCTCGACCTTCCCGAGTGGACGGCCGCGCTGGTCATCGAGGTGGCCCACGCGGCGGGCCTCATCGCCTCCAGCGCGCCCTCCGACGGCGAGTGGCTGCCCACGACCCAGTACGACATCTGGCGCGTCAAGGCCACCGAGGATCGCTGGGAGCTTCTGGCGTCGGCCTGGCTGACCGGCGACCGGGTGCCGGGCCTGGTGGGCGAGCGTGACGACCGCGACCGCCTGCTCAACGTCCTGCATCCCGAGCTGCGCAGGCCGGCCGCCGTCGAGGTGCGGGTGCGGACGCTGCGCGTGCCCGCCTCGGCCGGGCCCGGCCTGGCGCCGTCGGCGGAGTCGGTGCGCGAGCGGCTGGCGTTCGAGCAGCCGCGCCGCCGCGGCTCCTACCGCGACCAGCTCGTCGGGTTCGCGCTGCGCGAGGCCGAGCAGCTCGGGGTGACCGGGCTCGGCGTCATGTCGGTGTTCGGCCGCGCCCTGCTGCCGGGGTCCGCCGGGCCGGAGGGACCCGCCCGGCTGCTGGCGCCGCTGCTACCCGAGCCCGTGGACCACGTGCTGCTCCAGGCCGACCTCACGGCAGTCGCCCCCGGCCCGCTGACCGGCGACCTCGGCCGCTGGCTGGCGCTGGTCGCCGACGTCGAGTCCAAGGGCGGCGCCACCGTCTACCGCTTCTGCGAGGGCTCGATCCGCAGGGCCCTCGACGCCGGGGCCAGCGCGGACGACGTGGTGGCCATGCTGGAGAAGCACTCGGCCACGCCGGTCCCGCAGCCGCTGCGCTACCTGGTGTCGGACGTCGCGCGCCGGCACGGCCGGGTCCGGGTGGGCACGGCCAGCTCCTACGTGCGGTGCGACGACCCTGCCGTGCTGGACGAGGTGATGGCCGACAAGCGGGCGACGCCGCTGCGGCTGCGGCGCCTGGCCCCCACGGTGGTGGCGTCCCGCAGCTCGCGCGCGGTCGTGGTGGACTCGCTGCGCGCGTTCGGGTACTCCCCCGTCGCCGAGTCCTCCGAGGGCGACGTGGTGGTCACGCGGGCCGACGCGCGCCGCACCGAGCGGGCGCCCGCGGCCCGTCCCGTCCCCGGCGCCGCCGCCCTGGACCCCGACGTGGTGGCGGCGGCCGTGCGCGCCATGAGGGCGGGCGACGAGGCGCACCGGGCGCGCAGGCGTCCGACGGCCGCGCCGGACGGTCAGGTGCCGCGCACGCCCTCGACCGGGACGATCACGCTGCTGCAGGAGGCGATCCGGCAGGGCTCGCGCGTCTGGATCGGCTACCTGGACTCCCAGGGCCACGCGACCAGCCGCATCCTGGAGCCCGCCCGCATGGAGGGCGGCTACCTCACCGCGTACGACGAGACGCGCGCCGCCGTCCACCGGTTCGCGCTGCACCGCATCACCGGTGTCGCGGACGTGAACTGA
- a CDS encoding HAD family hydrolase, which translates to MYSVGFDLDLTLADTRAGIAATLDELARRLGVHIDSATAIARLGPPLEQELAHWMPAEEVPAAADLYRELGLEIAIPMTTAMAGAAEAVALVRRHGGRVIVVTAKHEVSARRIVEALGLEADQVVGSVFAAGKGAAIRSFGAAVYVGDHVGDIAAAKAGGALSVGVATGPYTADALRDHGADVVLSDLTGFGQWYDGWRGPEIEAVSTVM; encoded by the coding sequence GTGTATTCCGTAGGATTTGATCTTGATCTCACGCTCGCGGACACCCGCGCGGGGATCGCGGCGACATTGGACGAGTTGGCGCGCCGTCTGGGCGTCCACATCGACAGCGCCACCGCGATCGCCCGGCTCGGCCCGCCGCTGGAACAGGAGTTGGCCCACTGGATGCCCGCCGAGGAAGTCCCGGCGGCGGCCGACCTTTATCGAGAGCTCGGCCTGGAGATCGCCATCCCGATGACCACCGCCATGGCGGGCGCGGCGGAGGCCGTGGCGCTGGTGCGCCGGCACGGCGGCCGGGTCATCGTCGTGACCGCCAAGCACGAGGTGAGCGCCCGCAGGATCGTCGAGGCGCTGGGCCTGGAGGCCGACCAGGTGGTGGGGTCGGTGTTCGCCGCGGGCAAGGGCGCCGCGATCAGGTCCTTCGGCGCGGCGGTGTACGTCGGGGACCATGTGGGCGACATCGCGGCGGCCAAGGCGGGCGGCGCGCTGAGCGTGGGCGTGGCGACGGGCCCGTACACCGCCGATGCGCTACGTGATCACGGAGCCGACGTGGTTTTGTCGGATTTGACGGGTTTTGGCCAGTGGTACGACGGCTGGCGTGGCCCGGAAATCGAGGCCGTTTCGACGGTCATGTGA
- a CDS encoding cold-shock protein: MPTGKVKWYDADKGFGFLTRDDGGEVFVHSSALPKGVEALKPGQKVEFGVAEGRRGQQALSVRVLEQPPTLAKTAKPKAKRKKPDELVVIVEDLIKLLDDVSNSYQRGKHPDAAHARKIATVLRAVADDLDA, from the coding sequence GTGCCTACTGGCAAGGTCAAGTGGTACGACGCTGACAAGGGCTTCGGGTTCCTCACCCGCGACGACGGCGGTGAGGTTTTCGTACACTCCTCGGCGCTTCCCAAGGGCGTGGAAGCGCTCAAGCCCGGTCAGAAGGTCGAGTTCGGTGTGGCCGAGGGCCGTCGTGGCCAGCAGGCTCTTTCAGTCCGCGTGCTGGAGCAGCCGCCCACGCTCGCCAAGACGGCGAAACCAAAGGCCAAGCGCAAGAAGCCGGACGAACTAGTCGTCATCGTCGAAGACCTGATAAAGCTCCTGGACGACGTCTCCAACTCCTACCAGCGTGGCAAGCACCCCGACGCCGCGCACGCCAGGAAGATCGCGACCGTGCTGCGCGCCGTCGCGGACGACCTCGACGCCTGA
- a CDS encoding MFS transporter produces MGDGWNRARRSLSRAARATADAGRGTFRAGRTAVRTTARAGGAAAKGTARAGRGVRGATRRLTHAQGADRTGLGRLIELTAAHSAGDAMVTVALAGTLFFGLPVDQARGQVALYLLITMVPFAVLAPFVGPVLDRFRSGRRSIMAGTLLARGLLCWAMAAAIGPADGLTLFPAALAVLVLSKAYNVSRAATMPSVLPADIGLVTANARVALFALVSAGVAAPVAAGLTAWAGAEWVLRGTMVIFIAAGVGAVRLPRHVDAPDLEEIEEGGATRPRWRTLLNIGPVVTEAVRANAAIRVLSGFLVLFLLFLVKDGNLRGSGLPEEALIAILAGAAGAGGLLGAAVASWVRGRPPQVIVLVALGLATATAAVSAIFFSLWAAVGIALVAGFAQEIGKLALDAVVQREIGEEVRSSTFGVVEALLQIAWVAGGLAGLLFSLWSGRSAGPVGLGVVAAALVAALAWILIRRRRRLRARAGAVFAGPSPSPAGPSPSPAGPKPFTDVYRARTEDVRADGPGARPEPHRESYPESHSDGPRPGGTKPLTNPHG; encoded by the coding sequence ATGGGGGACGGCTGGAACCGCGCCAGACGCTCGCTGTCCCGCGCCGCGCGCGCCACCGCGGACGCGGGCCGCGGCACGTTCCGCGCCGGGCGCACGGCCGTCAGGACGACGGCGCGGGCGGGCGGCGCCGCCGCCAAGGGGACGGCGCGGGCCGGGCGCGGCGTCCGCGGCGCCACCCGCAGGCTGACCCACGCCCAGGGAGCGGACCGCACCGGCCTAGGACGCCTGATCGAGCTGACCGCCGCCCACAGCGCGGGCGACGCGATGGTCACGGTGGCGCTGGCGGGCACGCTCTTCTTCGGCCTGCCCGTGGACCAGGCCCGGGGCCAGGTTGCGCTCTACCTTCTGATCACGATGGTGCCGTTCGCCGTCCTCGCCCCGTTCGTCGGCCCGGTGCTGGACCGCTTCCGCTCGGGCCGCCGCTCCATCATGGCGGGGACGCTGCTGGCCCGCGGCCTGCTCTGCTGGGCGATGGCCGCCGCGATCGGCCCGGCCGACGGCCTCACGCTGTTCCCGGCCGCGCTCGCCGTCCTGGTGCTGTCCAAGGCGTACAACGTGTCGCGGGCGGCCACGATGCCGAGCGTCCTGCCCGCGGACATCGGCCTGGTCACGGCCAACGCGCGGGTCGCGCTGTTCGCGCTGGTCTCGGCGGGTGTCGCCGCCCCGGTCGCGGCGGGGCTGACGGCGTGGGCCGGCGCGGAGTGGGTGCTGCGCGGCACCATGGTGATCTTCATCGCGGCCGGGGTGGGCGCGGTGCGGCTGCCCCGCCACGTCGACGCGCCCGACCTTGAGGAGATCGAGGAGGGCGGGGCCACGCGGCCGCGCTGGCGCACGCTGCTGAACATCGGGCCGGTGGTGACGGAGGCCGTACGGGCCAACGCCGCAATTCGCGTCTTGTCCGGCTTTCTCGTGCTGTTTCTGCTCTTCCTGGTCAAGGACGGCAACCTACGCGGCAGCGGCCTCCCCGAGGAGGCGTTGATCGCGATACTCGCGGGCGCGGCGGGCGCCGGCGGCCTGCTCGGCGCGGCCGTCGCGTCCTGGGTGCGGGGCCGTCCGCCCCAGGTGATCGTGCTGGTCGCGCTCGGCCTCGCCACGGCGACGGCGGCGGTCTCGGCGATCTTCTTCTCGCTCTGGGCGGCCGTCGGCATCGCCCTCGTCGCCGGGTTCGCGCAGGAGATCGGCAAGCTGGCGCTGGACGCGGTCGTGCAGCGCGAGATCGGCGAGGAGGTCCGCTCCTCGACCTTCGGCGTGGTGGAGGCGCTGCTGCAGATCGCCTGGGTGGCGGGCGGGCTCGCCGGCCTGCTGTTCTCGCTGTGGTCCGGCCGCTCCGCGGGGCCGGTGGGCCTCGGCGTCGTCGCCGCCGCGCTGGTCGCCGCGCTGGCCTGGATCCTGATCCGCAGGCGGCGCAGGCTGCGGGCCCGGGCCGGGGCGGTCTTCGCCGGGCCGTCCCCGTCACCGGCCGGGCCGTCCCCGTCACCGGCCGGGCCGAAGCCGTTCACGGACGTGTACCGGGCGCGGACCGAGGACGTCCGCGCCGACGGCCCCGGCGCCCGTCCCGAGCCGCACCGGGAGTCGTATCCGGAGTCGCATTCGGACGGCCCGAGGCCGGGCGGGACCAAACCACTGACCAACCCGCACGGCTGA
- a CDS encoding DUF3027 domain-containing protein, translating into MSRTRSRTFAVDQACAAAVEPARAAAEAIARPGEVGEHLGFEAEGERVVTHYFACLDRAYRGWRWAVTVARASRARNVTVSETALLPGTDALLPPAWVPWSERLLPGDLGVGDLLPTSDDDDRLAPGYTATDDDSDQQMIFEYGLGRARVLSAVGRDRAVHRWHAGDSGPHTPLAHAAPAQCSTCGFYWPLAGSLRLGFGVCANEFAPDDGKVVSADHGCGAHSEAVATPQGGVEHAVPILDDLGYDLMEEGAPEAGSVAASDGEEGSEPLGHS; encoded by the coding sequence GTGAGCCGCACTCGTTCCCGCACCTTTGCCGTCGACCAAGCCTGCGCCGCCGCCGTGGAGCCGGCCAGGGCCGCCGCCGAAGCCATCGCCCGGCCCGGCGAGGTGGGGGAGCATCTCGGCTTCGAGGCGGAGGGCGAGCGCGTCGTCACCCACTACTTCGCCTGCCTCGACCGCGCCTACCGCGGCTGGCGCTGGGCCGTCACCGTCGCCCGCGCCTCCCGCGCCCGCAACGTCACCGTCAGCGAGACGGCCCTGCTCCCCGGCACCGACGCGCTGCTGCCCCCCGCGTGGGTCCCGTGGAGCGAGCGGCTGCTCCCCGGTGACCTCGGCGTCGGCGACCTGCTGCCCACCTCGGACGACGACGACCGCCTGGCCCCGGGGTACACCGCCACCGACGACGACTCCGACCAGCAGATGATCTTCGAGTACGGCCTGGGCCGCGCCCGCGTGCTGTCGGCCGTCGGCCGCGACCGCGCGGTGCACCGCTGGCACGCCGGCGACTCCGGGCCGCACACCCCGCTCGCGCACGCCGCGCCCGCGCAGTGCTCCACCTGCGGCTTCTACTGGCCGCTCGCGGGCTCGCTGCGGCTCGGCTTCGGCGTGTGCGCCAACGAGTTCGCCCCCGACGACGGCAAGGTGGTCTCGGCCGACCACGGCTGCGGCGCGCACTCCGAGGCCGTCGCCACGCCCCAGGGGGGCGTCGAGCACGCGGTGCCCATCCTCGACGATCTCGGCTACGACCTCATGGAGGAGGGCGCGCCGGAGGCCGGCTCGGTCGCGGCGTCCGACGGCGAGGAGGGCTCCGAGCCGCTCGGCCACTCCTGA
- a CDS encoding sacsin N-terminal ATP-binding-like domain-containing protein — protein sequence MTDVTVTNGVTDGFGAERVRATVLAAWTASPARFREDANAEEDFALGGYRDRLIVELAQNAADAALRAGVPGRLRLTLEDGVLSAANTGAPLDATGVEGLSTLRVSGKRDEAGSIGRFGVGFAAVVSVCDEPLIASRATGAVRWSRAETAALVAAEPALAAELGARGGHVPLLRLPFAAEPVEAPAGYDTVVRLPLRDKAVEQAVRQMLDETGPALPLAMPALAEIEVQAGGESRAITAEGWTVRESAGDFGPEQVAELFADRPTEERARPYWLVRWAVPAGEGPLPKDVAPVVHAPTPSDEPLDLPALLIATFPLATDRRHVAAGRLADFLVERAADTYVELLRSLPRTPRLLGLVPGLMGKGELDAAIRRAILRRLPDTPLLPAISPPADADAGQAAPGASGGPAGSAGRPGEPPYVVTGRQAAVVDGPAEFLDKIAHAVPGLLPAGWAARHPALTTLGVRRVELSDVVDLLSGDAVADRSPAWWRELYETLPGDDREALGALPVPLADGRLVRGPRGTLLLGDGGSSLDAALLAPLGLRIVHPEAAHPLLLRLGAAEATPNSVLDDPLTRATVSESLDSADPEPVAQAVLALVEAAGLSPGEAPWLAELALRGADGELYPAGEMLLGEGSLAKLIDQDVPFGVAASDLVERYGSRVLSAAGVLDGFAVVNDTDVLLDPDECDHELDAEDEWLEAVLDVLPETAVPPVAREFTAIRDLEYVADWPAALALLTRPPLRAALQPLRALADGEVVEAPSYTAWWLSRHPVLDGRRPTSLRLPDGDPLLYGLYGDAPVGLDATALSMLGVRTTLADLLASHGGPDELLDLLADPALEVDRAQLRALWIALAGVEPSRVAPPTAVRAVLSGRIVVADADDGRPIGGNGAGDTVEGLTSAGAPVVVEAPDLLALVAARPLVLAPFDLAEALSELLDLPVAGEEVTGEVTSSGEERPVPVQVRSLLPAAPAAYVEHAALTVDGVRVPWRFFEGAVHATGVEGLARGLAWASGQWGDRLAVAALLRDPDAVPLLLAEADLDS from the coding sequence GTGACCGACGTGACAGTGACCAACGGTGTGACCGACGGCTTCGGCGCCGAGCGCGTGCGCGCGACCGTCCTCGCCGCCTGGACCGCCTCGCCCGCCCGCTTCCGCGAGGACGCCAACGCCGAGGAGGACTTCGCGCTCGGCGGCTACCGCGACCGGCTGATCGTCGAGCTGGCCCAGAACGCCGCCGACGCCGCCCTGCGCGCCGGGGTCCCCGGGCGCCTGCGCCTCACGCTGGAGGACGGCGTGCTCAGCGCCGCCAACACCGGCGCCCCGCTCGACGCGACCGGGGTCGAGGGCCTGTCCACGCTGCGCGTCTCCGGCAAGCGCGACGAGGCCGGGTCGATCGGCCGCTTCGGCGTCGGGTTCGCGGCCGTCGTCTCCGTCTGCGACGAGCCCCTGATCGCCTCCCGCGCCACCGGGGCCGTCCGCTGGTCCCGCGCCGAGACCGCCGCCCTGGTCGCGGCCGAGCCCGCGCTGGCCGCCGAGCTCGGCGCGCGCGGCGGCCACGTCCCCCTGCTGCGCCTGCCCTTCGCCGCCGAGCCGGTCGAGGCCCCCGCCGGGTACGACACCGTGGTGCGGCTCCCGCTGCGCGACAAGGCCGTCGAACAGGCCGTCCGCCAGATGCTCGACGAGACCGGCCCGGCGCTGCCCCTGGCCATGCCCGCCCTGGCCGAGATCGAGGTCCAGGCCGGCGGCGAGTCCCGCGCGATCACCGCCGAGGGCTGGACGGTGAGGGAGTCCGCGGGCGACTTCGGCCCCGAACAGGTCGCCGAACTGTTCGCCGACCGTCCCACCGAGGAGCGCGCCCGGCCGTACTGGCTGGTGCGCTGGGCGGTGCCCGCCGGCGAGGGGCCGCTGCCCAAGGACGTCGCCCCGGTCGTGCACGCGCCGACGCCGAGCGACGAGCCGCTCGACCTGCCCGCCCTGCTCATCGCCACCTTCCCCCTCGCCACCGACCGCCGGCACGTCGCGGCGGGCAGGCTCGCCGACTTCCTCGTCGAGCGGGCCGCCGACACCTACGTCGAGCTCCTGCGGTCCCTGCCGAGGACGCCGCGCCTGCTCGGCCTGGTGCCCGGCCTGATGGGCAAGGGCGAGCTGGACGCCGCGATCCGCCGGGCGATCCTGCGCCGCCTGCCGGACACCCCCCTGCTCCCCGCCATCTCCCCGCCCGCCGACGCCGACGCCGGCCAGGCCGCGCCCGGCGCGTCCGGCGGCCCCGCGGGCTCCGCCGGCCGGCCCGGTGAGCCGCCGTACGTCGTCACCGGCCGTCAGGCCGCCGTGGTCGACGGCCCGGCCGAGTTCCTGGACAAGATCGCGCATGCCGTGCCGGGCCTGCTGCCCGCGGGCTGGGCCGCCCGGCATCCCGCGCTCACCACCCTCGGCGTGCGGCGGGTCGAGCTGTCCGACGTCGTCGACCTGCTGTCCGGCGACGCCGTCGCGGACCGATCGCCCGCCTGGTGGCGCGAGCTCTACGAGACGCTGCCCGGCGACGACCGCGAGGCCCTCGGCGCGCTGCCCGTCCCCCTCGCCGACGGCCGCCTCGTGCGCGGTCCTCGCGGCACGCTGCTGCTCGGGGACGGCGGCTCCTCCCTGGACGCCGCGCTGCTGGCGCCGCTCGGCCTGCGCATCGTCCACCCCGAGGCCGCCCACCCTCTGCTGCTGCGGCTCGGCGCCGCAGAGGCCACCCCGAACAGCGTCCTGGACGACCCGCTCACCCGCGCCACGGTCTCGGAGTCCCTCGACAGCGCCGACCCCGAGCCGGTCGCCCAGGCCGTCCTCGCGCTGGTCGAGGCCGCGGGCCTGTCGCCCGGCGAGGCCCCCTGGCTGGCGGAGCTGGCGCTGCGCGGCGCGGACGGCGAGCTGTACCCCGCGGGCGAGATGCTGCTCGGCGAGGGCTCGCTGGCCAAGCTCATCGACCAGGACGTCCCCTTCGGGGTCGCCGCCTCAGACCTGGTCGAGCGGTACGGCTCGCGCGTGCTGTCCGCGGCGGGCGTCCTGGACGGCTTCGCGGTCGTCAACGACACCGACGTCCTGCTCGACCCCGACGAGTGCGACCACGAGCTCGACGCCGAGGACGAATGGCTCGAAGCCGTCCTCGACGTCCTGCCCGAGACCGCCGTCCCGCCGGTGGCCCGCGAGTTCACCGCGATCAGGGACCTCGAATACGTCGCCGACTGGCCCGCGGCGCTGGCCCTGCTGACCCGCCCGCCGCTGCGGGCCGCGCTCCAGCCGCTGCGCGCGCTCGCCGACGGCGAGGTGGTCGAGGCGCCCTCGTACACCGCGTGGTGGCTCTCACGGCACCCTGTGCTGGACGGCCGCCGTCCCACCTCCCTGCGCCTGCCCGACGGCGACCCGTTGCTGTACGGCCTGTACGGCGACGCGCCGGTCGGCCTGGACGCCACCGCGCTGTCCATGCTCGGCGTGCGCACCACGCTGGCCGACCTGCTCGCCTCGCACGGCGGGCCCGACGAGCTGCTCGACCTGCTCGCCGACCCCGCGCTGGAGGTCGACCGCGCCCAGCTCCGCGCCCTGTGGATCGCCCTGGCGGGCGTCGAGCCGTCCCGCGTCGCCCCGCCCACGGCCGTGCGCGCCGTGCTGTCCGGCCGCATCGTCGTCGCCGACGCCGACGACGGCCGCCCCATCGGCGGCAACGGCGCCGGCGACACCGTCGAGGGCCTGACCTCTGCGGGCGCGCCGGTCGTCGTCGAGGCGCCCGACCTGCTCGCGCTCGTGGCCGCGCGCCCGCTGGTGCTGGCCCCGTTCGACCTGGCCGAGGCGCTGTCGGAGCTGCTCGACCTTCCCGTGGCCGGGGAAGAGGTCACCGGGGAGGTCACCTCCTCGGGCGAGGAGCGTCCCGTGCCCGTCCAGGTGCGCTCGCTGCTGCCCGCCGCGCCCGCCGCCTACGTCGAGCACGCGGCGCTCACCGTGGACGGCGTGCGCGTGCCGTGGCGCTTCTTCGAGGGGGCCGTGCACGCGACCGGCGTCGAAGGGCTGGCCCGTGGCCTGGCCTGGGCGAGCGGCCAGTGGGGCGACCGGCTCGCGGTCGCGGCGCTGCTGCGCGACCCGGACGCCGTGCCCCTGCTGCTCGCGGAGGCCGACCTCGACAGCTAG
- a CDS encoding DUF2530 domain-containing protein produces the protein MNEPRPPDLAPLKTNDTAAILVGTGLWAVALVVLLVVGVPAGRGWWIWTCVAGIGLGLFGCFYVWRRDRHAPPPPAEVPGDDREDRSVPGHTPS, from the coding sequence GTGAACGAGCCGCGCCCCCCGGATCTTGCCCCGTTGAAGACCAACGACACCGCGGCGATCCTCGTGGGCACGGGCCTGTGGGCGGTCGCGCTGGTCGTGCTGCTCGTCGTCGGGGTCCCCGCCGGGCGCGGCTGGTGGATCTGGACGTGCGTGGCGGGCATCGGGCTCGGGCTGTTCGGCTGCTTCTACGTCTGGCGCCGCGACCGGCACGCGCCCCCTCCGCCCGCCGAGGTGCCGGGCGACGACCGCGAGGACCGGTCGGTGCCCGGCCACACGCCGTCGTAG